In one Brienomyrus brachyistius isolate T26 chromosome 7, BBRACH_0.4, whole genome shotgun sequence genomic region, the following are encoded:
- the LOC125746126 gene encoding protein phosphatase Slingshot homolog 1-like isoform X2: MHLELDAPPGAAMRGLPHFVENAMLTQSQICQILSESFFMVRDAALLLQQGQKALPPGQKALPPGQKALPQHRHAGDLPQHLQVMINILRSEDKIKLAVRLESVQTDRVRYMVVVYSSGRQDAEESALLGMDFTNKDSKSCSIGLVLPLWSDTKIHLDGDGGFSVSTAGRTHIFKPVSVQAMWSALQVLHKVCEVSRRHNYFPGGTALAWTGCYESCLASEQSCINEWNSMKDLETTRPDSPALYADRPTERERTECLVRAKLRSIMMSQDLENVTSKEIRTDLEQQMNCNLKEYKEFIDNEMLVILGQMDKATPIFDHLYLGSEWNASNLEELQNSGVGYILNVTREIDNFFPGTFAYYNIRVYDEEAADLLAHWNDTYNFIVRAKKNHSKCLVHCKMGVSRSASTVIAYAMKEYGWSLDKAYSFVKQKRSIACPNAGFMRQLAVYEGILDASKQRHNKLWGSGPYSDVPDGPQGSAQSQGADEPDDVTAAPPPRDSSWGGASCRAVGTEVDPADPPNFNYCFRRLSDSALDSEPSTPVRTPGGPTVYIEVEDVERDALLDDAGFGSRGGPLSHLHREPLEELRARLEFSTVEEEDEEDVVREETEAAQLEGRAPDLGNSRLASSSASLAARNRFNNENANNSNRLSAKRSCPSGFDDSASIGKPYKVKPSYQPTPDGPRMLPGRGYKAAATDRSRRLNPARFGGIAKNALVSAHIPCHTVQAPPPALHFKAYRQQPGLSASCEGDPLCPLEADAMEELQEDEQIDRKEGDAGCRPASATSELTLLELSLGADRPPAPGDSGQHQVQLEQPGLVQKQGKSMNMEGVGPVEDMEMDTSGLREPNPSGTEAHLQKLGLTMPSALAKQGSLTISRDLPSIDPQPRE; the protein is encoded by the exons GGGACTTACCACAGCACCTGCAGGTGATGATTAACATCCTGCGTTCAGAGGACAAGATCAAGCTG gctgTACGTCTAGAGAGTGTGCAGACCGACCGTGTCAGGTACATGGTTGTGGTCTACTCCAGCGGCCGGCAGGACGCCGAAGAGAGTGCTCTCCTGGGCATGGATTTCACAAACAAAGACAG CAAAAGCTGCTCCATTGGGTTGGTCCTGCCACTGTGGAGCGACACAAAGATCCACCTGGATGGGGACGG TGGCTTCAGCGTGAGCACAGCGGGCAGAACGCACATCTTCAAGCCAGTGTCGGTGCAGGCCATGTG GTCGGCCCTGCAGGTCCTCCACAAGGTGTGCGAGGTGTCACGCCGTCATAACTACTTCCCCGGGGGCACGGCGCTGGCCTGGACAGGCTGCTACGAGAGCTGCCTGGCCTCCGAGCAGAGCTGCATTAACGAGTGGAACTCCATGAAGGACCTGGAGACCACGCGTCCCGACTCTCCGGCCCTCTATGCCGACAG GCCCACTGAGCGGGAGCGAACGGAATGTCTCGTCAGAGCCAAGCTCCGGAGCATCATGATGTCCCAGGATCTGGAAAATGTTACCTCCAAAGAA ATCCGTACCGACCTGGAGCAGCAGATGAACTGCAACCTGAAGGAGTACAAGGAGTTTATCGATAACGAGATGCTGGTCATACTGGGCCAGATGGACAAGGCCACGCCCATCTTCGACCACCTCTACCTG GGCTCAGAGTGGAACGCCTCGAACCTGGAGGAGCTCCAGAACTCGGG AGTTGGCTACATCCTCAACGTCACACGGGAGATCGATAACTTCTTTCCCGGGACCTTCGCCTACTACAACATCCGGGTTTATGACGAGGAGGCAGCCGACCTGCTGGCCCACTGGAACGACACGTACAACTTCATCGTGAGAGCCAA AAAGAACCACTCCAAGTGCCTGGTCCACTGCAAGATGGGCGTGAGCCGGTCCGCCTCCACGGTGATCGCCTACGCAATGAAGGAGTACGGCTGGTCCTTGGACAAGGCCTACAGCTTCGTCAAGCAGAAGAGGAGCATCGCCTGCCCCAACGCCGGCTTCATGAGGCAGCTGGCCGTGTACGAGGGCATCCTGGATGCCAG CAAACAGCGGCACAATAAGCTGTGGGGTTCCGGCCCATACAGTGATGTTCCGGACGGGCCGCAAGGCTCAGCCCAGAGCCAGGGTGCCGACGAGCCAGACGACGTGACTGCAGCACCTCCCCCCCGTGACTCCTCGTGGGGGGGTGCTTCCTGCAGGGCTGTTGGGACGGAGGTGGACCCTGCCGACCCCCCTAACTTCAACTACTGCTTCCGCCGCCTGTCCGACTCCGCTCTGGATAGCGAGCCGTCCACCCCGGTCCGAACCCCGGGGGGCCCTACGGTCTATATCGAGGTGGAGGATGTGGAGAGGGATGCCCTGCTGGATGATGCAGGCTTTGGCAGCCGCGGGGGACCCCTGTCTCACCTGCACAGGGAGCCCCTAGAGGAGCTACGCGCCCGACTGGAATTCAGCACCGTGgaagaggaggacgaggaggacgTGGTGCGGGAGGAGACGGAGGCGGCCCAGCTAGAGGGGAGGGCCCCTGACCTGGGAAACAGCAGGCTAGCGTCAAGCTCCGCCTCCCTGGCAGCCCGAAACCGCTTCAACAACGAAAACGCCAACAACAGCAACCGGCTGAGTGCCAAGCGGAGCTGTCCATCCGGCTTTGAT GACAGTGCTAGCATCGGGAAGCCTTACAAAGTGAAGCCCTCCTACCAGCCCACTCCGGATGGCCCCCGCATGCTGCCCGGCCGCGGGTACAAGGCGGCCGCCACTGACCGGAGCCGTCGCCTTAACCCCGCCCGCTTCGGCGGCATCGCCAAGAACGCCCTGGTTTCGGCCCACATTCCATGTCATACTGtacaagccccgcccccagcctTACACTTCAAGGCCTACCGGCAGCAGCCGGGATTGTCAGCGAGCTGTGAAGGGGATCCGCTCTGCCCCCTAGAGGCTGACGCCatggaggagctgcaggaggacGAGCAGATCGACAGAAAGGAGGGAGACGCCGGATGCCGGCCGGCCTCCGCCACGAGCGAATTGACCCTGCTGGAGCTCAGTCTCGGGGCAGACCGGCCTCCAGCGCCAGGGGACTCTGGACAGCACCAGGTGCAGCTTGAGCAGCCTGGTCTAGTCCAGAAACAGGGCAAAAGCATGAATATGGAGGGTGTAGGACCTGTTGAGGACATGGAGATGGACACCAGTGGGCTCAGGGAGCCTAATCCCAGTGGGACAGAAGCTCACCTACAGAAACTTGGGTTGACGATGCCCTCTGCACTGGCCAAGCAGGGCAGCCTTACCATCTCAAGGGATCTCCCCTCCATAGACCCTCAGCCTAGGGAATAG
- the LOC125746126 gene encoding protein phosphatase Slingshot homolog 1-like isoform X1: protein MALVTLQRSPTPSGTANAGEVLGSDDERRLSRSLSESFFMVRDAALLLQQGQKALPPGQKALPPGQKALPQHRHAGDLPQHLQVMINILRSEDKIKLAVRLESVQTDRVRYMVVVYSSGRQDAEESALLGMDFTNKDSKSCSIGLVLPLWSDTKIHLDGDGGFSVSTAGRTHIFKPVSVQAMWSALQVLHKVCEVSRRHNYFPGGTALAWTGCYESCLASEQSCINEWNSMKDLETTRPDSPALYADRPTERERTECLVRAKLRSIMMSQDLENVTSKEIRTDLEQQMNCNLKEYKEFIDNEMLVILGQMDKATPIFDHLYLGSEWNASNLEELQNSGVGYILNVTREIDNFFPGTFAYYNIRVYDEEAADLLAHWNDTYNFIVRAKKNHSKCLVHCKMGVSRSASTVIAYAMKEYGWSLDKAYSFVKQKRSIACPNAGFMRQLAVYEGILDASKQRHNKLWGSGPYSDVPDGPQGSAQSQGADEPDDVTAAPPPRDSSWGGASCRAVGTEVDPADPPNFNYCFRRLSDSALDSEPSTPVRTPGGPTVYIEVEDVERDALLDDAGFGSRGGPLSHLHREPLEELRARLEFSTVEEEDEEDVVREETEAAQLEGRAPDLGNSRLASSSASLAARNRFNNENANNSNRLSAKRSCPSGFDDSASIGKPYKVKPSYQPTPDGPRMLPGRGYKAAATDRSRRLNPARFGGIAKNALVSAHIPCHTVQAPPPALHFKAYRQQPGLSASCEGDPLCPLEADAMEELQEDEQIDRKEGDAGCRPASATSELTLLELSLGADRPPAPGDSGQHQVQLEQPGLVQKQGKSMNMEGVGPVEDMEMDTSGLREPNPSGTEAHLQKLGLTMPSALAKQGSLTISRDLPSIDPQPRE from the exons GGGACTTACCACAGCACCTGCAGGTGATGATTAACATCCTGCGTTCAGAGGACAAGATCAAGCTG gctgTACGTCTAGAGAGTGTGCAGACCGACCGTGTCAGGTACATGGTTGTGGTCTACTCCAGCGGCCGGCAGGACGCCGAAGAGAGTGCTCTCCTGGGCATGGATTTCACAAACAAAGACAG CAAAAGCTGCTCCATTGGGTTGGTCCTGCCACTGTGGAGCGACACAAAGATCCACCTGGATGGGGACGG TGGCTTCAGCGTGAGCACAGCGGGCAGAACGCACATCTTCAAGCCAGTGTCGGTGCAGGCCATGTG GTCGGCCCTGCAGGTCCTCCACAAGGTGTGCGAGGTGTCACGCCGTCATAACTACTTCCCCGGGGGCACGGCGCTGGCCTGGACAGGCTGCTACGAGAGCTGCCTGGCCTCCGAGCAGAGCTGCATTAACGAGTGGAACTCCATGAAGGACCTGGAGACCACGCGTCCCGACTCTCCGGCCCTCTATGCCGACAG GCCCACTGAGCGGGAGCGAACGGAATGTCTCGTCAGAGCCAAGCTCCGGAGCATCATGATGTCCCAGGATCTGGAAAATGTTACCTCCAAAGAA ATCCGTACCGACCTGGAGCAGCAGATGAACTGCAACCTGAAGGAGTACAAGGAGTTTATCGATAACGAGATGCTGGTCATACTGGGCCAGATGGACAAGGCCACGCCCATCTTCGACCACCTCTACCTG GGCTCAGAGTGGAACGCCTCGAACCTGGAGGAGCTCCAGAACTCGGG AGTTGGCTACATCCTCAACGTCACACGGGAGATCGATAACTTCTTTCCCGGGACCTTCGCCTACTACAACATCCGGGTTTATGACGAGGAGGCAGCCGACCTGCTGGCCCACTGGAACGACACGTACAACTTCATCGTGAGAGCCAA AAAGAACCACTCCAAGTGCCTGGTCCACTGCAAGATGGGCGTGAGCCGGTCCGCCTCCACGGTGATCGCCTACGCAATGAAGGAGTACGGCTGGTCCTTGGACAAGGCCTACAGCTTCGTCAAGCAGAAGAGGAGCATCGCCTGCCCCAACGCCGGCTTCATGAGGCAGCTGGCCGTGTACGAGGGCATCCTGGATGCCAG CAAACAGCGGCACAATAAGCTGTGGGGTTCCGGCCCATACAGTGATGTTCCGGACGGGCCGCAAGGCTCAGCCCAGAGCCAGGGTGCCGACGAGCCAGACGACGTGACTGCAGCACCTCCCCCCCGTGACTCCTCGTGGGGGGGTGCTTCCTGCAGGGCTGTTGGGACGGAGGTGGACCCTGCCGACCCCCCTAACTTCAACTACTGCTTCCGCCGCCTGTCCGACTCCGCTCTGGATAGCGAGCCGTCCACCCCGGTCCGAACCCCGGGGGGCCCTACGGTCTATATCGAGGTGGAGGATGTGGAGAGGGATGCCCTGCTGGATGATGCAGGCTTTGGCAGCCGCGGGGGACCCCTGTCTCACCTGCACAGGGAGCCCCTAGAGGAGCTACGCGCCCGACTGGAATTCAGCACCGTGgaagaggaggacgaggaggacgTGGTGCGGGAGGAGACGGAGGCGGCCCAGCTAGAGGGGAGGGCCCCTGACCTGGGAAACAGCAGGCTAGCGTCAAGCTCCGCCTCCCTGGCAGCCCGAAACCGCTTCAACAACGAAAACGCCAACAACAGCAACCGGCTGAGTGCCAAGCGGAGCTGTCCATCCGGCTTTGAT GACAGTGCTAGCATCGGGAAGCCTTACAAAGTGAAGCCCTCCTACCAGCCCACTCCGGATGGCCCCCGCATGCTGCCCGGCCGCGGGTACAAGGCGGCCGCCACTGACCGGAGCCGTCGCCTTAACCCCGCCCGCTTCGGCGGCATCGCCAAGAACGCCCTGGTTTCGGCCCACATTCCATGTCATACTGtacaagccccgcccccagcctTACACTTCAAGGCCTACCGGCAGCAGCCGGGATTGTCAGCGAGCTGTGAAGGGGATCCGCTCTGCCCCCTAGAGGCTGACGCCatggaggagctgcaggaggacGAGCAGATCGACAGAAAGGAGGGAGACGCCGGATGCCGGCCGGCCTCCGCCACGAGCGAATTGACCCTGCTGGAGCTCAGTCTCGGGGCAGACCGGCCTCCAGCGCCAGGGGACTCTGGACAGCACCAGGTGCAGCTTGAGCAGCCTGGTCTAGTCCAGAAACAGGGCAAAAGCATGAATATGGAGGGTGTAGGACCTGTTGAGGACATGGAGATGGACACCAGTGGGCTCAGGGAGCCTAATCCCAGTGGGACAGAAGCTCACCTACAGAAACTTGGGTTGACGATGCCCTCTGCACTGGCCAAGCAGGGCAGCCTTACCATCTCAAGGGATCTCCCCTCCATAGACCCTCAGCCTAGGGAATAG
- the LOC125746126 gene encoding protein phosphatase Slingshot homolog 1-like isoform X3: MVRDAALLLQQGQKALPPGQKALPPGQKALPQHRHAGDLPQHLQVMINILRSEDKIKLAVRLESVQTDRVRYMVVVYSSGRQDAEESALLGMDFTNKDSKSCSIGLVLPLWSDTKIHLDGDGGFSVSTAGRTHIFKPVSVQAMWSALQVLHKVCEVSRRHNYFPGGTALAWTGCYESCLASEQSCINEWNSMKDLETTRPDSPALYADRPTERERTECLVRAKLRSIMMSQDLENVTSKEIRTDLEQQMNCNLKEYKEFIDNEMLVILGQMDKATPIFDHLYLGSEWNASNLEELQNSGVGYILNVTREIDNFFPGTFAYYNIRVYDEEAADLLAHWNDTYNFIVRAKKNHSKCLVHCKMGVSRSASTVIAYAMKEYGWSLDKAYSFVKQKRSIACPNAGFMRQLAVYEGILDASKQRHNKLWGSGPYSDVPDGPQGSAQSQGADEPDDVTAAPPPRDSSWGGASCRAVGTEVDPADPPNFNYCFRRLSDSALDSEPSTPVRTPGGPTVYIEVEDVERDALLDDAGFGSRGGPLSHLHREPLEELRARLEFSTVEEEDEEDVVREETEAAQLEGRAPDLGNSRLASSSASLAARNRFNNENANNSNRLSAKRSCPSGFDDSASIGKPYKVKPSYQPTPDGPRMLPGRGYKAAATDRSRRLNPARFGGIAKNALVSAHIPCHTVQAPPPALHFKAYRQQPGLSASCEGDPLCPLEADAMEELQEDEQIDRKEGDAGCRPASATSELTLLELSLGADRPPAPGDSGQHQVQLEQPGLVQKQGKSMNMEGVGPVEDMEMDTSGLREPNPSGTEAHLQKLGLTMPSALAKQGSLTISRDLPSIDPQPRE; this comes from the exons GGGACTTACCACAGCACCTGCAGGTGATGATTAACATCCTGCGTTCAGAGGACAAGATCAAGCTG gctgTACGTCTAGAGAGTGTGCAGACCGACCGTGTCAGGTACATGGTTGTGGTCTACTCCAGCGGCCGGCAGGACGCCGAAGAGAGTGCTCTCCTGGGCATGGATTTCACAAACAAAGACAG CAAAAGCTGCTCCATTGGGTTGGTCCTGCCACTGTGGAGCGACACAAAGATCCACCTGGATGGGGACGG TGGCTTCAGCGTGAGCACAGCGGGCAGAACGCACATCTTCAAGCCAGTGTCGGTGCAGGCCATGTG GTCGGCCCTGCAGGTCCTCCACAAGGTGTGCGAGGTGTCACGCCGTCATAACTACTTCCCCGGGGGCACGGCGCTGGCCTGGACAGGCTGCTACGAGAGCTGCCTGGCCTCCGAGCAGAGCTGCATTAACGAGTGGAACTCCATGAAGGACCTGGAGACCACGCGTCCCGACTCTCCGGCCCTCTATGCCGACAG GCCCACTGAGCGGGAGCGAACGGAATGTCTCGTCAGAGCCAAGCTCCGGAGCATCATGATGTCCCAGGATCTGGAAAATGTTACCTCCAAAGAA ATCCGTACCGACCTGGAGCAGCAGATGAACTGCAACCTGAAGGAGTACAAGGAGTTTATCGATAACGAGATGCTGGTCATACTGGGCCAGATGGACAAGGCCACGCCCATCTTCGACCACCTCTACCTG GGCTCAGAGTGGAACGCCTCGAACCTGGAGGAGCTCCAGAACTCGGG AGTTGGCTACATCCTCAACGTCACACGGGAGATCGATAACTTCTTTCCCGGGACCTTCGCCTACTACAACATCCGGGTTTATGACGAGGAGGCAGCCGACCTGCTGGCCCACTGGAACGACACGTACAACTTCATCGTGAGAGCCAA AAAGAACCACTCCAAGTGCCTGGTCCACTGCAAGATGGGCGTGAGCCGGTCCGCCTCCACGGTGATCGCCTACGCAATGAAGGAGTACGGCTGGTCCTTGGACAAGGCCTACAGCTTCGTCAAGCAGAAGAGGAGCATCGCCTGCCCCAACGCCGGCTTCATGAGGCAGCTGGCCGTGTACGAGGGCATCCTGGATGCCAG CAAACAGCGGCACAATAAGCTGTGGGGTTCCGGCCCATACAGTGATGTTCCGGACGGGCCGCAAGGCTCAGCCCAGAGCCAGGGTGCCGACGAGCCAGACGACGTGACTGCAGCACCTCCCCCCCGTGACTCCTCGTGGGGGGGTGCTTCCTGCAGGGCTGTTGGGACGGAGGTGGACCCTGCCGACCCCCCTAACTTCAACTACTGCTTCCGCCGCCTGTCCGACTCCGCTCTGGATAGCGAGCCGTCCACCCCGGTCCGAACCCCGGGGGGCCCTACGGTCTATATCGAGGTGGAGGATGTGGAGAGGGATGCCCTGCTGGATGATGCAGGCTTTGGCAGCCGCGGGGGACCCCTGTCTCACCTGCACAGGGAGCCCCTAGAGGAGCTACGCGCCCGACTGGAATTCAGCACCGTGgaagaggaggacgaggaggacgTGGTGCGGGAGGAGACGGAGGCGGCCCAGCTAGAGGGGAGGGCCCCTGACCTGGGAAACAGCAGGCTAGCGTCAAGCTCCGCCTCCCTGGCAGCCCGAAACCGCTTCAACAACGAAAACGCCAACAACAGCAACCGGCTGAGTGCCAAGCGGAGCTGTCCATCCGGCTTTGAT GACAGTGCTAGCATCGGGAAGCCTTACAAAGTGAAGCCCTCCTACCAGCCCACTCCGGATGGCCCCCGCATGCTGCCCGGCCGCGGGTACAAGGCGGCCGCCACTGACCGGAGCCGTCGCCTTAACCCCGCCCGCTTCGGCGGCATCGCCAAGAACGCCCTGGTTTCGGCCCACATTCCATGTCATACTGtacaagccccgcccccagcctTACACTTCAAGGCCTACCGGCAGCAGCCGGGATTGTCAGCGAGCTGTGAAGGGGATCCGCTCTGCCCCCTAGAGGCTGACGCCatggaggagctgcaggaggacGAGCAGATCGACAGAAAGGAGGGAGACGCCGGATGCCGGCCGGCCTCCGCCACGAGCGAATTGACCCTGCTGGAGCTCAGTCTCGGGGCAGACCGGCCTCCAGCGCCAGGGGACTCTGGACAGCACCAGGTGCAGCTTGAGCAGCCTGGTCTAGTCCAGAAACAGGGCAAAAGCATGAATATGGAGGGTGTAGGACCTGTTGAGGACATGGAGATGGACACCAGTGGGCTCAGGGAGCCTAATCCCAGTGGGACAGAAGCTCACCTACAGAAACTTGGGTTGACGATGCCCTCTGCACTGGCCAAGCAGGGCAGCCTTACCATCTCAAGGGATCTCCCCTCCATAGACCCTCAGCCTAGGGAATAG